One genomic segment of Nocardia spumae includes these proteins:
- a CDS encoding DMT family transporter codes for MNAPATADAAAVRPSPRGRVMVLIFVFMLIGGALRSVEAGCQNSLKLALHNVFLCGVISYAVALTGVGLIFAVTMALSKHRQWPSRADLKAMPRWAPFGGLTGGAAIFAMITVASSVGVSTFNALIIAGQMLLATVMDHYGVMGFPRRRITVQRLAGCALIIVGSYLMAKY; via the coding sequence ATGAACGCGCCGGCCACCGCCGACGCGGCCGCCGTCCGTCCGTCCCCGCGGGGCCGGGTCATGGTTCTCATCTTCGTCTTCATGCTCATCGGCGGGGCGCTGCGGTCGGTGGAGGCCGGCTGCCAGAACTCGCTGAAACTGGCTCTGCACAACGTTTTTCTGTGCGGCGTCATCTCCTATGCGGTGGCGCTCACGGGTGTCGGGCTGATCTTCGCCGTCACGATGGCGCTGTCGAAACATCGGCAGTGGCCGTCGCGGGCCGACCTGAAGGCCATGCCGCGGTGGGCCCCGTTCGGCGGATTGACCGGTGGCGCCGCGATTTTCGCGATGATCACGGTCGCCTCCAGCGTGGGGGTCAGCACCTTCAACGCGCTGATCATCGCCGGGCAGATGCTGCTGGCGACGGTGATGGATCACTACGGGGTGATGGGTTTCCCGCGCCGCCGGATCACCGTGCAGCGCCTGGCCGGATGCGCGCTGATCATCGTCGGGTCCTATCTGATGGCGAAATACTGA
- a CDS encoding purine-nucleoside phosphorylase — MLAEQAAEAIATRTGVPQHRVAVILGSGWQSAATEIGTPHASLPMGEIPGFEPPTAEGHRGIVVSVPVGETPVLLMMGRQHLYEGYEPQRVVQAVHTAAAAGAETIVLTNAAGGIRAGLRVGEPVLISDHLNLTGRTPLTGATFVDLVDAWDPELRSLAREVDPSLSEGVYAGLHGPQYETPAEIRMLGGMGADLVGMSTVLEAIAARSLGLRLLGISLVTNLAAGVTGAPLSHQEVLAEGRAAAPRLGKLLRGVLERI, encoded by the coding sequence ATGCTTGCCGAACAGGCCGCCGAGGCGATCGCCACACGTACGGGAGTACCGCAGCACCGAGTCGCGGTGATCCTCGGATCGGGCTGGCAGTCCGCCGCCACCGAGATCGGAACGCCGCACGCCTCCCTCCCCATGGGTGAGATCCCGGGATTCGAACCGCCGACCGCCGAGGGACATCGGGGCATCGTGGTGTCGGTGCCGGTGGGCGAGACGCCGGTGCTGCTGATGATGGGCCGTCAGCACCTCTACGAGGGGTACGAACCGCAACGGGTCGTGCAGGCCGTGCACACCGCGGCCGCCGCGGGGGCGGAGACGATCGTTCTGACCAACGCCGCCGGCGGCATCCGGGCCGGTCTGCGAGTCGGTGAGCCGGTACTGATCAGCGATCACCTCAACCTGACCGGGCGCACGCCGCTGACCGGCGCCACGTTCGTCGATCTCGTCGACGCCTGGGATCCCGAACTGCGTTCGCTGGCACGAGAAGTCGACCCCTCCCTGAGCGAGGGTGTCTACGCCGGGCTGCACGGCCCGCAATACGAGACCCCCGCCGAGATCCGCATGCTCGGCGGAATGGGCGCGGACCTGGTCGGGATGTCGACCGTGCTCGAGGCCATCGCGGCCCGGTCGCTGGGGCTGCGGCTGCTGGGCATCTCGCTGGTCACCAACCTGGCGGCCGGTGTGACCGGCGCACCGCTGTCACATCAGGAGGTGCTGGCCGAAGGCCGTGCTGCCGCACCGCGTTTGGGTAAACTGCTGCGCGGCGTCCTGGAACGGATCTAG
- a CDS encoding DMT family transporter: MSAVALGLVFLFILAAGGLRSVEVGCQNTQKIHVKNIWLCAVVSYAVALVGFSIFLAISSVVSESPWPTFADVRQMPWWAPFGGLIGGVAVVGMITVARHVGVATFNAVVIVSEMLVALVMDDLGLMGFAVREVTPPRLLAAVLITVAVYLMASDSGESRPAPQPVVLTGEGVR; encoded by the coding sequence GTGAGTGCTGTCGCTCTTGGGCTGGTCTTCCTGTTCATCCTGGCCGCGGGCGGATTGCGATCCGTCGAGGTCGGTTGCCAGAACACGCAGAAGATCCATGTGAAGAACATCTGGTTGTGCGCGGTGGTGTCCTATGCCGTCGCGTTAGTGGGGTTTTCGATCTTTTTAGCGATCTCGTCGGTGGTCTCGGAGTCGCCGTGGCCGACGTTCGCGGACGTGCGCCAGATGCCGTGGTGGGCGCCGTTCGGCGGGCTGATCGGCGGTGTCGCGGTGGTCGGCATGATCACCGTGGCCCGGCACGTCGGTGTCGCCACCTTCAACGCCGTGGTGATCGTGAGCGAAATGCTGGTCGCGCTGGTCATGGACGATCTGGGCCTGATGGGCTTCGCGGTCCGGGAGGTGACGCCGCCGCGGCTGCTGGCCGCTGTGCTGATCACCGTCGCGGTCTACCTCATGGCCAGCGACTCGGGTGAGTCGCGGCCCGCGCCACAGCCCGTGGTCCTCACCGGAGAGGGAGTCCGATGA
- a CDS encoding SLC13 family permease produces MVERLDTERSSSAEADVAGRRIGALDWVRVGLLVVGLLCVATGLLPRAEAAANMRRVGPLLLFLGSVIVLAELARRAKVFDVIAHRLAIIGRGHYPVLFVLCVAFASVTTMLLNLDTTAVLLTPVLLALAVPARIPALPLAMTTLWLANTASLLLPVSNLTNLLAAERVGLAGPEFAAAMWLPQLVSIAVTMLWLWVWFWRRGRRGVDRYLPPEPVRIADRRERALLWLTGAACLLFIAAIPIVGDLIGFAALAAALLAIAAFAVVDRSALRLSLIPWRLLIFVVGLFLVVPTLGRLGLSPLMHSLIGADSGAAGAFRAAAAGAGLSNVANNLPAYTAGEAVIPEGNHLQLLALLIGTNLGSVVTPWASLATLLCLEFCRGHGVRVPIGRFVAAGCVLAATATAGAVAALLITA; encoded by the coding sequence GTGGTTGAGCGGCTGGACACCGAGCGTTCGAGTTCTGCGGAGGCCGACGTGGCGGGCCGGCGGATCGGTGCGCTCGATTGGGTCCGGGTCGGGTTGCTGGTAGTGGGGCTGTTATGTGTGGCGACGGGACTGTTACCACGGGCGGAGGCGGCGGCGAACATGCGGCGGGTCGGACCGCTGCTGCTGTTCCTCGGGAGCGTGATCGTCCTCGCCGAGCTGGCGCGGCGGGCGAAGGTATTCGATGTGATCGCGCATCGGCTGGCGATCATCGGACGTGGACACTACCCGGTGCTGTTCGTCCTGTGTGTGGCCTTCGCGTCGGTGACCACCATGCTGCTCAACCTCGACACCACCGCTGTGCTGCTCACGCCGGTGTTGCTGGCCCTGGCCGTGCCGGCGCGCATTCCGGCCCTGCCCCTGGCCATGACCACGCTGTGGCTGGCCAACACCGCGAGCCTGCTGCTGCCGGTCTCGAACCTCACCAATCTGCTGGCCGCCGAACGGGTCGGACTGGCCGGGCCCGAGTTCGCGGCGGCGATGTGGCTGCCCCAGCTGGTCTCCATCGCGGTGACGATGCTGTGGCTGTGGGTGTGGTTCTGGCGGCGCGGGCGCCGGGGTGTGGACCGCTACCTGCCGCCGGAGCCGGTCCGGATCGCCGATCGGCGCGAGCGCGCGCTGCTCTGGCTCACCGGCGCGGCCTGCCTGCTGTTCATCGCCGCGATCCCGATCGTCGGTGATCTGATCGGGTTCGCCGCCCTTGCCGCCGCGCTGCTCGCGATCGCCGCGTTCGCGGTTGTCGACCGGTCTGCGCTACGGCTGTCGTTGATTCCGTGGCGGCTGTTGATATTCGTGGTCGGCCTGTTCCTGGTCGTCCCGACGCTCGGGCGGCTGGGACTGTCGCCGCTGATGCACTCACTGATCGGCGCCGATTCCGGTGCGGCCGGGGCGTTTCGGGCCGCCGCGGCCGGAGCGGGGCTGTCGAATGTGGCCAATAATCTCCCGGCCTACACCGCCGGCGAGGCGGTGATTCCGGAGGGGAATCACCTGCAGCTGCTCGCCCTGCTGATCGGCACCAACCTGGGATCGGTCGTGACGCCCTGGGCATCGCTGGCGACGCTGTTGTGCCTGGAGTTCTGCCGCGGCCACGGCGTACGGGTCCCGATCGGCCGCTTCGTCGCCGCCGGTTGCGTGCTCGCCGCCACCGCGACCGCCGGCGCCGTCGCGGCTCTGCTCATCACGGCGTGA
- a CDS encoding type VII secretion target: MLMHKISVDTEGVAAYGATAAGLAGEMGVAAAGAAGADPLLLGPIMGLIGGDFVAAYAAAHAGHVAGIGELSAVMGSMSAAATGAAATYSDTDATHAAGLRATEGEFA; encoded by the coding sequence ATGTTGATGCACAAGATCTCGGTCGATACCGAGGGCGTCGCCGCCTACGGTGCCACAGCAGCGGGCCTGGCCGGTGAAATGGGGGTTGCCGCGGCGGGCGCCGCCGGCGCCGACCCACTCCTGCTCGGGCCGATCATGGGACTGATCGGGGGCGATTTCGTCGCCGCCTACGCCGCGGCCCATGCCGGACACGTGGCGGGGATCGGCGAATTGTCCGCTGTGATGGGGAGTATGAGCGCCGCCGCCACCGGCGCCGCGGCCACCTACTCCGACACCGACGCCACGCACGCGGCCGGACTGCGCGCCACGGAAGGCGAATTCGCATGA
- a CDS encoding thymidine phosphorylase has product MTQAHSAVSVIATKRDGAALDDEQIDWVVDAFTRGVVADEQMSALAMAILLRGMNRRELARWTAAMIASGQRMDFTDLPRPTVDKHSTGGVGDKITLPLAPLVAACGAAVPQLSGRGLGHTGGTLDKLESIPGWQADISATRMRAALADPAIGAVICAAGADLAPADKRLYALRDVTGTVESVPLIASSIMSKKIAEGTGALVLDVKVGSGAFMKDLGDAAELAAAMVELGTDAGVHTVALLTAMDTPLGRTAGNALEVAESIEVLAGGGPSDVVELTVALAREMVAQAGIRDIDPAQVLAGGRAMDHWRAMIAAQGGDPAAPLPRARHTETVVAAESGVLTRLDALAVGLAAWRLGAGRARQGDPVQYGAGVEMHRKPGESVERGQPLFTVHTDTDSAIPAAVEALRTGYEIGTVAPPAGPLIIDRIGG; this is encoded by the coding sequence ATGACCCAGGCGCATTCGGCGGTGTCGGTGATCGCGACGAAACGCGACGGTGCGGCGCTCGACGACGAACAGATCGACTGGGTGGTCGACGCATTCACCCGCGGGGTCGTGGCCGACGAGCAGATGTCGGCGCTGGCGATGGCGATCCTGCTGCGCGGTATGAATCGGCGGGAGCTCGCGCGGTGGACGGCCGCGATGATCGCCTCCGGACAGCGGATGGATTTCACCGATCTGCCGCGGCCCACGGTCGACAAACATTCCACCGGCGGAGTGGGCGACAAGATCACCCTGCCGCTGGCCCCGCTGGTGGCCGCCTGCGGTGCGGCCGTCCCGCAACTGTCCGGGCGGGGGTTGGGGCACACCGGCGGGACACTGGACAAACTGGAATCCATTCCGGGCTGGCAGGCCGACATCTCGGCCACCCGGATGCGCGCCGCGCTCGCCGATCCGGCCATCGGGGCCGTGATCTGCGCGGCCGGCGCCGATCTCGCACCCGCCGACAAACGCCTGTACGCGCTGCGCGATGTCACCGGCACCGTGGAATCGGTTCCCCTGATCGCCAGCTCCATCATGAGCAAGAAGATCGCCGAGGGCACCGGCGCCCTGGTCCTCGATGTGAAAGTCGGCAGCGGCGCCTTCATGAAGGATCTCGGCGACGCCGCCGAATTGGCCGCGGCCATGGTCGAACTGGGCACCGACGCCGGAGTCCACACGGTGGCGTTGTTGACCGCGATGGACACACCACTCGGACGCACCGCCGGCAATGCGCTGGAGGTGGCCGAATCAATCGAGGTGCTGGCCGGCGGTGGACCGTCCGATGTCGTCGAACTCACCGTCGCGCTGGCGCGGGAGATGGTGGCGCAGGCGGGAATTCGCGATATCGATCCGGCCCAGGTGCTGGCGGGCGGCCGGGCGATGGATCACTGGCGCGCGATGATCGCGGCACAGGGCGGCGATCCCGCGGCGCCGCTGCCACGCGCCCGGCACACCGAAACCGTGGTCGCGGCGGAATCCGGTGTACTCACCCGGCTGGACGCGCTCGCGGTCGGTCTCGCGGCGTGGCGTCTCGGCGCCGGGCGCGCCCGCCAGGGTGATCCGGTTCAGTACGGCGCCGGTGTGGAGATGCATCGCAAACCGGGGGAATCCGTGGAACGGGGGCAGCCGCTGTTCACGGTGCACACCGATACCGACTCGGCGATCCCCGCGGCGGTGGAGGCGTTGCGCACCGGATACGAGATCGGAACCGTTGCGCCGCCCGCGGGTCCGCTGATCATCGATCGCATCGGCGGCTGA
- a CDS encoding adenosine deaminase, with the protein MTGPMPLTLASIRQAPKAVLHDHLDGGLRPATVLELAEECGYDQLPATDAASLARWFREAADSGSLERYLETFAHTVAVMQTPEGLRRVARECALDLATDGVVYAEIRFAPEQHLERALTLDEVVEHTLAGFREGEQLAAAAGTPIRVTCLLTAMRHAARSREIAELTVRFRDRGVGGFDIAGAEAGYPPSRHLDAFEYMRSNCAQFTIHAGEAFGLPSIHEAVAFCGCDRLGHGVRITDDIFDNGGSEPTLGLVANYVRDKRIPLELCPSSNVQTGAVPALDKHPFDLLARLRFRVTVNTDNRLMSDTDMSREMLKLVETFGYGWSDLERFTINAMKSAFIPFPDRLRIIDEVIKPGYAVLIG; encoded by the coding sequence ATGACTGGACCGATGCCTTTGACTCTCGCCTCGATCCGCCAGGCCCCCAAGGCCGTGTTGCACGACCACCTCGACGGTGGCCTGCGCCCCGCGACCGTGCTCGAACTGGCCGAGGAATGCGGATACGACCAGCTACCGGCCACCGATGCCGCATCGCTGGCGCGCTGGTTCCGCGAGGCCGCCGACAGCGGATCGCTCGAGCGCTATCTCGAAACGTTCGCCCACACCGTCGCCGTGATGCAGACCCCGGAGGGGCTGCGCCGGGTGGCGCGCGAATGCGCTCTCGATCTGGCCACCGACGGTGTGGTGTATGCCGAGATCCGCTTCGCACCCGAACAGCATCTGGAGCGCGCGCTCACCCTCGACGAGGTCGTCGAGCACACGCTGGCGGGTTTCCGCGAAGGGGAACAGCTGGCCGCCGCGGCCGGTACGCCGATCCGGGTGACCTGCCTGCTCACCGCCATGCGCCATGCCGCGCGCTCGCGTGAGATCGCCGAGCTGACCGTCCGTTTCCGTGATCGCGGTGTGGGCGGATTCGATATCGCCGGGGCCGAGGCGGGCTATCCGCCGTCGCGGCATCTGGACGCGTTCGAGTACATGCGCAGCAACTGCGCGCAGTTCACCATCCACGCCGGTGAGGCCTTCGGGCTGCCCTCGATCCACGAGGCGGTGGCCTTCTGCGGATGCGATCGCCTCGGGCACGGAGTCCGGATCACCGACGACATCTTCGACAACGGCGGATCCGAGCCCACTCTCGGGTTGGTGGCGAATTATGTTCGCGACAAACGGATTCCGCTGGAGCTGTGCCCGTCGTCGAATGTGCAGACCGGTGCGGTGCCGGCACTGGACAAGCATCCGTTCGACCTGCTGGCCCGGCTGCGGTTCCGGGTTACCGTCAACACCGACAACCGGCTGATGAGCGATACCGACATGAGCCGCGAGATGCTCAAACTCGTCGAGACCTTCGGCTACGGCTGGAGCGATCTGGAGCGGTTCACCATCAACGCCATGAAATCGGCGTTCATCCCGTTCCCGGACCGGCTCCGGATCATCGACGAGGTGATCAAACCGGGCTATGCCGTGCTGATCGGATGA
- the upp gene encoding uracil phosphoribosyltransferase produces MRTHIVDHPLTATLLTTMRDARTSNAGFRAALADLTGFLIYEALRDVPTTTFDIETPVATTRGARLAQPPLLVPVLRAGLGMVDAASALIPESRVGFVGMARDERTHRPVPYMESLPADLSGLPVFVLDPMLATGGSMCHTLELLVDRNATDITAVCVVTAPEGIAALENSGFPVRLVAAAVDDHLNADAFIVPGLGDAGDRQFGPR; encoded by the coding sequence ATGCGCACGCATATCGTGGATCACCCCCTGACGGCCACCCTGCTGACGACCATGCGCGACGCTCGCACGTCGAACGCGGGCTTCCGCGCCGCCCTGGCGGATTTGACCGGATTCCTCATCTACGAGGCGTTGCGGGACGTTCCGACCACGACTTTCGATATCGAGACCCCGGTCGCCACCACCCGCGGTGCCCGGCTGGCGCAACCACCGCTACTGGTACCGGTGCTGCGCGCCGGACTCGGCATGGTCGACGCCGCCAGTGCGCTGATCCCGGAATCCCGGGTGGGTTTCGTCGGGATGGCGCGCGACGAGCGGACCCATCGGCCGGTGCCGTACATGGAGTCGCTGCCCGCCGACCTGTCCGGGCTCCCGGTCTTCGTCCTCGACCCGATGCTGGCCACCGGCGGTTCCATGTGCCACACCCTGGAACTGCTGGTCGACCGCAACGCCACCGATATCACCGCGGTCTGCGTGGTCACCGCTCCGGAAGGTATTGCCGCACTGGAGAATTCCGGGTTCCCGGTGCGGTTGGTGGCGGCGGCGGTCGACGACCACCTCAATGCCGACGCCTTCATCGTGCCCGGGCTCGGCGACGCGGGCGATCGTCAGTTCGGGCCCCGGTAG
- a CDS encoding NlpC/P60 family protein, which translates to MTGVVDLDALAQPLIDLLTSFGSGVMPTDGPADALRQVSTHLDGIHQAGSSSINQMTNAWNGQGGDSAMDKALKVQTSAASMSDRGNDMADVVSQAAASVQTGQRELDGIVQSFVKSVTVLGPAVTTPPGLITVVNSAIDHFGQALGVVGRVRNELDTHTSSMSELTPPPSTPSTAGVPVAAAAAPALSTGAQQATSLLGGLVSSGGSMMSGMVSPASATTTSRSSSGTGKTAPGADRSGAEKPGKHGGVMITLPDGSQVEAPNQKAATAVKAAVSACGTPYVWGGNTPGSGLDCSGLTKWAYGEAGVDLPRLACDQSSGATPVSPGDVMPGDLAIWDGHVAMVVGNGQMVEAGDPVQIDPIRTENMGMAFHGFYRPTS; encoded by the coding sequence ATGACGGGGGTCGTCGACCTGGACGCGCTCGCTCAACCGCTCATCGATCTGCTCACCAGCTTCGGCTCCGGCGTCATGCCCACCGACGGCCCGGCCGACGCGCTGCGCCAGGTCTCCACTCATCTCGACGGCATCCACCAGGCGGGCAGTTCCAGCATCAACCAGATGACCAATGCCTGGAACGGCCAGGGTGGCGATTCCGCGATGGACAAGGCGCTGAAGGTGCAGACCTCGGCCGCGTCCATGTCGGATCGCGGCAACGATATGGCCGATGTGGTCAGCCAGGCCGCGGCGTCGGTGCAGACCGGTCAGCGGGAACTCGACGGGATCGTGCAGTCCTTCGTCAAGTCGGTCACGGTCCTCGGTCCCGCGGTGACCACTCCCCCGGGCCTGATCACCGTGGTCAACTCCGCGATCGATCATTTCGGGCAGGCGTTGGGCGTGGTCGGGCGGGTGCGCAACGAACTCGACACCCACACCTCCTCGATGTCCGAGCTCACCCCGCCGCCGTCCACCCCGTCCACCGCGGGTGTTCCGGTGGCCGCGGCCGCGGCGCCTGCGCTCAGCACCGGCGCCCAGCAGGCCACCTCGCTGCTGGGCGGGCTGGTCTCCTCCGGCGGTTCGATGATGAGCGGCATGGTCAGCCCGGCGAGTGCGACGACCACCTCACGGTCGAGTTCCGGTACGGGCAAGACCGCCCCGGGCGCGGATCGGTCCGGCGCCGAGAAACCGGGCAAACACGGCGGCGTCATGATCACCCTGCCCGACGGCAGCCAGGTCGAGGCACCCAATCAGAAGGCCGCGACGGCGGTCAAGGCCGCGGTCAGCGCATGCGGCACCCCCTATGTGTGGGGCGGTAACACTCCGGGCTCCGGGCTCGACTGCAGCGGACTGACCAAATGGGCCTACGGCGAGGCCGGGGTGGATCTGCCGCGCCTGGCCTGTGACCAGAGCTCCGGGGCGACCCCGGTCAGCCCCGGCGATGTCATGCCGGGGGACCTGGCCATCTGGGACGGTCACGTCGCGATGGTCGTCGGAAACGGACAGATGGTCGAGGCCGGGGATCCGGTCCAGATCGACCCGATTCGAACGGAGAACATGGGAATGGCGTTCCACGGGTTCTACAGGCCGACTTCATGA
- a CDS encoding YbaB/EbfC family nucleoid-associated protein: MSAEMDALVAAATDKLEALEAALYNLKNVRGRFTSEDGSVSVEVDSDGALVGLTLSEAVASQSPADVGQLIIWACQQAAQNAGEQRSEVVSTLNSAFTAPESGNVAGRAE; encoded by the coding sequence GTGAGCGCGGAAATGGATGCCCTCGTCGCCGCGGCGACCGACAAACTCGAAGCCCTCGAGGCCGCGCTCTACAACCTCAAGAATGTGCGCGGCCGGTTCACCTCCGAGGACGGTTCGGTCAGCGTCGAGGTCGACAGCGACGGCGCCCTGGTGGGGCTGACCTTGTCGGAGGCCGTGGCCTCCCAATCGCCCGCCGACGTGGGACAACTGATCATCTGGGCGTGCCAGCAGGCGGCCCAGAACGCGGGCGAACAGCGCTCCGAGGTGGTCTCCACGCTCAATTCCGCCTTCACCGCACCCGAATCGGGAAACGTTGCGGGGCGGGCCGAATAG
- a CDS encoding primosomal protein: MASGDIVPIELGLTDGDLVTLWAPRWRDGDDEWEAFLGHEDELYGFDSPAELAAFIRTNDDNDLVDHPSWKVVVGLSAAELEPLEEHVFDLVGVPELAASEPDPETIAELEETLEMVRTIGEVCELEVVTKFFGSHPVLGALPAGVTAFVGRDGEQLWDQVGNAIAKDWDQVIDAIDSVVVSPEVDAEALAVAEAEMLAAEENVVDAEDVADTDDDDIEPVDLDDEDADEEDADEEDEDEEETFWHEVGIDPVKIVTSEGEFFTLRCYLDDEPVFLGSEGTITVFGSERALARYLADDHDHDLARVSTYDEVRTAAVDGSLEVEVTEENIYVLPGLADDLGQGPKSVDVDQLDLAVELFTDAADYVGDDGVEQALAKSTPLGWYVSYLLEPDPSRMAPSPPFAAEADGWRALEQAFESRLQKG, encoded by the coding sequence ATGGCTTCTGGAGACATCGTCCCGATCGAGCTCGGTCTCACCGACGGCGATCTTGTCACCCTGTGGGCACCGCGCTGGCGAGACGGTGACGACGAGTGGGAGGCATTCCTCGGTCACGAGGACGAGCTCTACGGATTCGACTCGCCGGCGGAGCTCGCCGCCTTCATCCGGACCAACGACGACAACGATCTGGTCGACCATCCGTCCTGGAAGGTCGTGGTCGGGTTGTCCGCGGCCGAGCTGGAGCCCCTGGAGGAGCACGTCTTCGATCTGGTCGGGGTGCCCGAGCTCGCGGCAAGCGAACCCGACCCGGAGACCATCGCCGAACTCGAGGAGACCCTCGAGATGGTCCGCACCATCGGCGAGGTGTGCGAACTCGAGGTGGTGACGAAGTTCTTCGGTTCCCACCCGGTGCTGGGCGCATTGCCCGCGGGTGTGACGGCCTTCGTCGGCCGCGACGGCGAGCAGCTGTGGGATCAGGTCGGCAACGCGATCGCCAAGGACTGGGATCAGGTCATCGACGCCATCGATTCGGTGGTCGTCTCGCCCGAGGTCGACGCCGAGGCGCTGGCCGTCGCCGAGGCCGAAATGCTCGCGGCCGAGGAGAACGTCGTCGACGCCGAGGATGTGGCCGATACCGACGACGACGATATCGAACCGGTCGACCTCGACGACGAAGACGCCGACGAGGAAGACGCCGACGAGGAAGACGAGGACGAAGAGGAGACGTTCTGGCACGAGGTCGGCATCGACCCGGTCAAGATCGTCACCTCCGAGGGCGAATTCTTCACGCTGCGTTGCTATCTCGACGACGAGCCGGTGTTCCTCGGTAGCGAGGGCACCATCACCGTCTTCGGCTCCGAGCGTGCGCTGGCCCGCTATCTGGCCGACGATCACGACCACGATCTGGCCCGGGTCAGCACCTACGACGAGGTCCGGACCGCCGCGGTGGACGGCTCGCTCGAGGTCGAGGTCACCGAGGAGAACATCTACGTCCTGCCGGGCCTGGCCGACGATCTGGGGCAGGGCCCCAAGTCCGTCGATGTCGATCAGCTCGACCTGGCCGTCGAATTGTTCACCGACGCAGCCGATTACGTGGGCGACGACGGAGTCGAGCAGGCGCTCGCCAAATCGACGCCGCTGGGCTGGTACGTCTCCTATCTGCTCGAACCGGACCCGAGCCGGATGGCCCCGAGCCCGCCGTTCGCCGCGGAGGCCGACGGCTGGCGGGCCCTGGAGCAGGCGTTCGAGAGCCGCCTGCAGAAGGGCTAG
- a CDS encoding phospho-sugar mutase, with protein sequence MLRFGTAGLRGPLRDGPDGMNVTTVARASAGVAEWLRGRCLGGGLVIVGRDARHGSAEFATVTAEVFAAAGFAVLPLPRPLPTPVVAFAVRELGAVAGVQITASHNPATDNGYKLYLDGGSQLIPPADNEIERCIEAVAGPVPRADPGPTAPEPSILSLPADAAVADLGAEIVRRYLARAGAIPEVIGGPAADPIASRRERPRIALTPMHGVGGETAVAALAAAGFSDVHVVAEQFAPDPDFPTVAFPNPEEPGASDRLLALAEQVDADLAIALDPDADRCALGVRGPRGWRMLRGDETGVLLADYVLGHAAPDALVATTVVSSRLLGKLAAARGARYAETLTGFKWLARAGRGLVYAYEEAIGHCVDPATVRDKDGITAAVAAADLTARLRSGGSGLLERLDEYAVTFGLHAGDQVSLRLADSQAAADVVARLRETPPNHIAGEAVTCTDLSTVRGPMRTDALIFEGASQRLVIRPSGTEPKLKCYLEVVEPASAPDRLPDAKDRAAQRLSELRRFCEKL encoded by the coding sequence ATGTTGCGATTCGGGACGGCCGGCCTGCGCGGACCGCTGCGGGACGGACCCGACGGTATGAACGTGACCACGGTGGCCCGGGCGAGTGCCGGTGTGGCCGAATGGCTCCGGGGACGCTGCCTCGGCGGCGGGCTGGTGATCGTCGGCCGCGACGCGCGGCACGGTTCGGCGGAGTTCGCCACGGTCACCGCCGAGGTCTTCGCGGCCGCCGGGTTCGCGGTCCTGCCGCTGCCGCGGCCGCTGCCCACACCGGTGGTGGCCTTCGCGGTCCGCGAGCTGGGCGCGGTGGCGGGCGTGCAGATCACGGCCTCACACAATCCGGCCACCGACAACGGCTACAAGCTCTACCTCGACGGCGGCTCCCAGTTGATCCCGCCCGCGGACAACGAGATCGAACGGTGCATCGAGGCGGTCGCCGGCCCCGTCCCGCGTGCCGACCCCGGGCCCACCGCTCCGGAACCCTCGATCCTGTCGCTGCCCGCCGACGCGGCCGTCGCCGATCTCGGAGCGGAGATCGTGCGCCGCTATCTGGCCCGCGCGGGCGCGATCCCCGAGGTGATCGGCGGCCCGGCCGCCGATCCGATCGCGTCGCGTCGCGAGCGGCCGCGGATCGCCCTGACGCCGATGCACGGCGTCGGCGGCGAGACCGCGGTGGCGGCACTGGCGGCGGCGGGCTTCTCCGATGTGCACGTGGTGGCCGAGCAGTTCGCGCCGGATCCCGACTTCCCGACGGTCGCCTTTCCCAATCCCGAGGAGCCGGGGGCGTCGGATCGGCTGCTGGCACTGGCGGAACAGGTCGACGCCGATCTCGCCATCGCGCTCGATCCCGATGCCGACCGCTGCGCGCTCGGCGTGCGCGGGCCACGCGGATGGCGGATGCTGCGCGGGGACGAGACCGGTGTGCTGCTCGCCGATTACGTGCTCGGACACGCGGCTCCGGATGCTCTGGTCGCGACCACCGTGGTGTCCTCGCGGCTGCTCGGCAAGCTCGCGGCCGCGCGGGGCGCGCGCTACGCCGAGACGCTCACCGGGTTCAAATGGCTGGCCCGGGCCGGGCGGGGACTGGTCTACGCCTACGAGGAGGCCATCGGCCACTGCGTCGATCCGGCCACCGTGCGCGACAAGGACGGCATCACCGCCGCCGTGGCCGCCGCCGACCTCACCGCCCGGTTGCGGTCCGGTGGCAGTGGCCTGCTCGAGCGGCTCGACGAGTACGCGGTGACCTTCGGCCTGCACGCCGGCGATCAGGTGTCGCTGCGCCTGGCCGACTCGCAGGCGGCCGCCGACGTCGTTGCCCGCCTGCGCGAGACGCCGCCGAATCACATCGCGGGTGAGGCGGTGACGTGCACCGACCTGTCGACGGTGCGCGGCCCGATGCGTACCGACGCGCTGATCTTCGAGGGCGCGTCCCAGCGTCTGGTGATCCGCCCGTCCGGCACCGAACCCAAGCTCAAGTGCTATCTGGAGGTCGTCGAACCGGCATCGGCGCCCGATCGGCTCCCCGACGCGAAAGATCGTGCCGCGCAGCGGCTTTCGGAGCTACGCCGATTCTGCGAGAAACTGTGA